A genomic stretch from Eubacterium sulci ATCC 35585 includes:
- a CDS encoding N-6 DNA methylase, whose product MRYELIATATFGLEAVVRREIESLDYKVLKTEDGKVTFEGDERAIVRSNLWLRTADRVLLKMAEFEARTFEELFQQTKALMWEALIPPDGKFTVTGTSVKSQLHSVPACQGICKKAIASRLGEAYLMETLPETGAEYTVKVTILKDRVTLTVDTSGSGLHKRGYRVKTVAAPIKETLAAAMVQLSFWNKDRVLLDPCCGSGTIAIEAAMIGRNIAPGLSRSFACEEWEAIDKKLWKEEKKRAYDLMDDEAKLDIVAIDIDKMAIEAAKENAIEAGVDDCIRFINADMSRIKASKPSGIIITNPPYGERIGEQKQIAAIYSKYKKFFAENPSWSMFMVTTDKDIEAKVFGRKADRRRKLYNGRLEVCYYQFHGKKLGDNGKAKRPEQK is encoded by the coding sequence ATGAGATATGAGCTGATAGCAACAGCAACCTTTGGACTTGAAGCTGTTGTAAGGCGCGAAATAGAAAGCCTTGATTACAAGGTGCTCAAAACTGAGGACGGAAAGGTTACCTTTGAGGGCGACGAGCGTGCCATAGTAAGGAGTAATCTTTGGCTGAGAACGGCCGATAGAGTTTTGCTAAAGATGGCAGAGTTTGAGGCAAGGACCTTTGAGGAGCTCTTTCAACAGACAAAGGCTTTGATGTGGGAAGCGCTTATACCGCCGGATGGAAAGTTCACAGTTACTGGAACTTCGGTTAAGTCTCAGCTTCATAGCGTTCCTGCGTGTCAGGGAATCTGTAAGAAAGCAATAGCATCTAGGCTCGGCGAGGCATATTTGATGGAGACTCTTCCAGAAACGGGCGCAGAGTACACGGTAAAGGTGACCATACTAAAAGACAGGGTTACTTTGACAGTAGACACAAGCGGATCTGGACTTCATAAGAGAGGTTACAGGGTTAAAACTGTAGCTGCTCCAATCAAAGAGACTCTTGCAGCTGCAATGGTACAGCTTTCGTTTTGGAATAAGGACAGGGTATTACTCGACCCTTGTTGTGGATCTGGAACCATAGCAATAGAGGCTGCGATGATAGGAAGGAATATTGCGCCAGGGCTTTCAAGAAGCTTCGCATGTGAAGAATGGGAAGCCATAGACAAGAAGCTTTGGAAGGAAGAGAAGAAGCGCGCCTACGATTTGATGGATGATGAAGCAAAGCTAGACATCGTCGCAATCGATATAGATAAGATGGCTATCGAAGCGGCAAAGGAAAATGCTATCGAAGCAGGAGTTGACGACTGCATTAGGTTCATAAATGCAGATATGTCTAGGATTAAAGCATCAAAACCTTCAGGAATAATCATAACCAACCCGCCTTATGGCGAGAGAATTGGTGAGCAAAAACAGATAGCAGCAATCTACAGCAAGTACAAGAAGTTCTTTGCCGAAAATCCAAGCTGGTCTATGTTCATGGTAACCACGGACAAGGACATTGAAGCAAAGGTCTTCGGAAGAAAGGCTGATAGAAGGCGCAAACTCTACAACGGTAGACTTGAGGTGTGCTACTATCAATTTCATGGAAAGAAGCTAGGGGATAATGGAAAAGCAAAACGGCCTGAGCAAAAATAG
- a CDS encoding rod shape-determining protein MreB (functions in MreBCD complex in some organisms) — MATEVGIDLGTANVLVYIKNKGIVLEEPSVVAVNQDTDEILAVGEEARQMLGRTPANIVAVKPLRDGVISDYDITEKMLKYFIKKACGSGFFFKPRIMVCVPSGVTEVEKRAVREAATQAGGKNVYLIEEPVAAAIGAGLDIARPDGVMVIDVGGGTTDIAVIALGGIVASASVKVAGDKFDEYIVRYMRKNHKLYIGERTSEDLKKKLGTASPREETITAECRGRDLVSGLPKVVEITSEEIMEALEEPLYTICEAVHSVLEQTPPELAADITSSGIVLTGGGAYLYGLDKRIQARTGMNVRIAENPEQCVAIGTGNALNVIESIESNKLNRREPYL; from the coding sequence ATGGCAACTGAAGTTGGAATAGATTTGGGAACAGCCAATGTATTGGTTTATATAAAGAATAAGGGTATCGTACTTGAGGAGCCGTCTGTTGTTGCGGTTAATCAGGATACAGATGAGATTCTTGCAGTAGGTGAAGAGGCAAGACAGATGCTAGGTAGAACACCTGCTAATATAGTTGCAGTTAAGCCACTTAGAGATGGTGTAATCTCAGACTATGATATTACAGAGAAGATGCTTAAGTACTTCATCAAGAAGGCTTGTGGCAGCGGTTTCTTCTTTAAGCCAAGAATCATGGTTTGCGTGCCTAGTGGAGTAACCGAAGTAGAAAAGCGTGCGGTTAGAGAAGCGGCTACACAGGCGGGCGGCAAGAATGTTTATCTAATTGAGGAACCCGTAGCAGCAGCTATCGGTGCTGGTCTTGATATCGCTAGGCCAGACGGAGTTATGGTAATAGACGTCGGTGGTGGTACAACAGACATTGCGGTAATCGCTCTGGGCGGTATCGTTGCTAGTGCTTCTGTTAAGGTTGCCGGAGATAAGTTTGACGAGTACATCGTTAGATATATGAGAAAGAATCACAAGCTCTATATAGGTGAGAGAACAAGTGAGGATCTCAAGAAGAAACTCGGAACAGCATCACCAAGAGAAGAAACCATAACTGCTGAGTGCAGAGGTAGAGACCTTGTAAGTGGACTTCCTAAGGTTGTAGAGATAACATCAGAAGAGATCATGGAAGCTCTTGAGGAGCCTCTATACACAATCTGCGAGGCGGTGCATAGCGTTCTTGAGCAGACACCTCCTGAACTTGCGGCCGACATCACAAGCTCAGGCATAGTTCTAACAGGTGGTGGTGCCTACCTCTACGGACTTGACAAGCGTATCCAGGCAAGAACAGGAATGAACGTAAGAATTGCTGAGAATCCTGAGCAGTGCGTTGCGATAGGAACCGGAAATGCGCTAAACGTTATCGAGTCAATTGAGAGCAACAAACTCAACAGAAGAGAACCTTATCTATAA
- a CDS encoding amino acid lyase — MIYFRSDYSQGAHPKVLEALQKTNLEHTDGYGLDVHCENAAKMIKELIGRQDCDVHMMVGGTPCNVTLISASLRPYEAVIAVKAGHIYSHETGGVEATGHRIIGMPDEDGKLTVKNINAAWDEYEDEHTVIPKLVYISQPTECGSLYSKAELEALYDCCKARDMYLYIDGARMASALTSKYCDVRLKELAKLCDAFYLGATKNGALFGEALIISNPKMNEHFRWMIKQNCGLLAKGRLIGVQFEALLEGGEDSIYFGMAKHANELAEKLRNGLEKLGCEFLGTSQTNQVFPYLPTEVVKELEKDFFFYEWTPERDGKIVARFVTAWGTTEEDVDALINSIKNLLKN; from the coding sequence ATGATTTATTTTAGGTCGGATTATAGCCAGGGAGCACACCCTAAGGTCCTAGAGGCTTTGCAGAAAACCAACCTTGAGCATACAGACGGATATGGTCTAGATGTTCACTGTGAGAATGCAGCAAAGATGATAAAGGAACTTATCGGAAGGCAAGACTGTGATGTGCACATGATGGTAGGCGGTACTCCATGCAATGTGACTTTGATATCAGCAAGCCTAAGACCTTACGAGGCGGTTATAGCTGTTAAGGCTGGTCACATATATTCACATGAGACTGGTGGGGTTGAGGCGACAGGTCATAGGATAATTGGCATGCCAGATGAAGACGGAAAACTCACAGTAAAGAATATAAATGCAGCTTGGGATGAATATGAGGATGAGCATACTGTAATCCCTAAGCTAGTGTATATCTCTCAACCAACAGAGTGTGGATCTTTATATAGTAAAGCTGAGCTCGAGGCACTGTATGATTGTTGTAAGGCAAGAGATATGTACCTATATATTGATGGTGCGAGAATGGCCTCGGCACTCACAAGTAAGTACTGTGATGTGAGATTAAAGGAACTTGCAAAACTATGTGATGCTTTTTATCTAGGTGCAACCAAAAATGGGGCTCTTTTCGGAGAGGCGCTCATAATATCAAATCCTAAGATGAACGAGCATTTCCGCTGGATGATTAAACAAAACTGCGGTCTTCTCGCAAAGGGGAGACTTATAGGTGTCCAGTTTGAAGCTTTGCTCGAAGGGGGAGAAGATAGTATCTACTTCGGAATGGCAAAACATGCAAATGAGCTAGCAGAAAAGCTGAGAAATGGACTAGAGAAGCTTGGATGCGAATTTTTGGGAACATCTCAGACGAATCAGGTATTCCCTTATCTGCCAACTGAGGTTGTAAAGGAACTTGAGAAGGACTTCTTCTTTTATGAATGGACTCCTGAGAGAGATGGCAAAATCGTAGCAAGGTTTGTAACTGCGTGGGGTACGACGGAAGAGGATGTAGATGCTTTGATAAACTCCATCAAAAATCTACTTAAAAATTAG
- a CDS encoding acetyl-CoA acetyltransferase produces the protein MREVVIVSAVRTAIGGYGGTLKNVSARELGAVVIKGALEKAGVKPEMVDEVIMGNVLQAGLGQNVARQMMLDAGLPKEVPAMTINKVCGSGLRAVELAAQIIKAEDADIIVAGGAENMSLAPYVVPSARWGARMFDTKMVDAMVNDGLWDAFNNYHMGVTAENVAEEWGLTREQMDQFALDSQLKAEAAVKSGRFKDEIVPVEIPQKKGDPIVFDTDEHPKFGSTIEKLGKLKPAFKKDGRGVTAGNASGINDSGAAVVVMSADKAKELGLTPLVKIVSYASAGVDPKIMGIGPVPSSRKALEKAGLSINDMDLIEANEAFAAQALAVGKDLGIDPAKLNVNGGAIALGHPIGASGCRILVTLIHEMLKREDAKKGLATLCIGGGMGTALVVEK, from the coding sequence ATGAGAGAAGTTGTAATCGTAAGCGCAGTTAGAACAGCTATTGGTGGCTATGGTGGAACACTTAAGAATGTTTCAGCTAGAGAGCTAGGAGCAGTTGTTATAAAGGGAGCACTAGAAAAGGCTGGAGTTAAGCCAGAGATGGTTGACGAAGTTATCATGGGTAACGTTCTTCAGGCTGGTCTTGGACAGAACGTAGCAAGACAGATGATGCTAGATGCTGGTCTTCCAAAGGAAGTTCCTGCAATGACAATCAACAAGGTTTGCGGAAGCGGACTAAGAGCTGTTGAGCTTGCTGCTCAGATCATCAAGGCAGAAGACGCTGACATCATCGTTGCAGGTGGTGCAGAGAATATGTCACTAGCTCCATATGTAGTTCCATCAGCAAGATGGGGAGCAAGAATGTTCGACACAAAGATGGTTGACGCAATGGTTAACGATGGACTTTGGGACGCATTCAACAACTATCACATGGGTGTAACAGCTGAGAACGTAGCTGAAGAATGGGGTCTAACAAGAGAACAGATGGATCAGTTTGCTCTTGATTCACAGCTAAAGGCTGAAGCTGCTGTTAAGTCAGGCAGATTCAAGGATGAAATCGTTCCAGTAGAAATCCCACAGAAGAAGGGTGATCCTATCGTATTCGATACAGATGAGCACCCTAAGTTCGGTTCAACAATCGAAAAGCTTGGCAAGCTAAAGCCAGCATTCAAGAAGGACGGAAGAGGAGTTACAGCTGGTAATGCATCAGGAATCAACGATTCAGGCGCTGCTGTAGTAGTAATGTCAGCTGACAAGGCTAAGGAGCTTGGCCTAACACCACTAGTAAAGATCGTTTCATACGCATCTGCTGGTGTTGATCCTAAGATCATGGGAATCGGACCTGTTCCATCATCAAGAAAGGCTCTTGAGAAGGCTGGACTATCAATCAATGATATGGATCTTATCGAAGCTAACGAAGCATTTGCAGCTCAGGCTCTAGCAGTTGGTAAGGACCTAGGAATTGATCCTGCTAAGCTAAACGTTAACGGTGGAGCTATCGCACTTGGTCACCCAATCGGAGCATCAGGATGCCGTATCCTAGTTACATTGATTCACGAGATGCTAAAGAGAGAAGATGCTAAGAAGGGTCTTGCTACACTTTGCATCGGTGGCGGAATGGGAACAGCTCTAGTAGTAGAGAAATAG
- a CDS encoding NAD-dependent deacetylase: protein MDPRLKSLIDKSNKIVFFGGAGVSTESNIPDFRSESGIYHAKTEYGYSPESIVSADFYFSHNKLFYKFYKENLVYTEAEPNDAHKALAKLEQEGKLTAVVTQNIDGLHQKAGNRNVYELHGSVNRNYCEKCGKFYDLDYVMDEANCKEGVPYCSCSGRIKPDVVLFGEMLDDATIEGAVKAISEADLLIVGGTSLAVYPAAGLINYYRGKELVLINKTETPYDSRASLVIYDSIGKVMKY, encoded by the coding sequence ATGGATCCAAGATTAAAAAGTTTGATAGATAAGAGCAACAAGATTGTATTCTTCGGAGGAGCAGGAGTTTCAACGGAGAGTAATATCCCAGACTTCAGGTCTGAGAGTGGAATATATCATGCGAAAACTGAGTACGGCTATTCTCCGGAGTCTATTGTGTCTGCGGATTTTTATTTTAGCCATAACAAGCTGTTTTATAAATTCTACAAGGAGAATCTAGTTTACACAGAGGCTGAGCCAAATGATGCACACAAGGCGCTTGCTAAGCTAGAGCAAGAAGGCAAGCTCACGGCTGTAGTAACGCAGAACATCGATGGACTGCATCAGAAGGCTGGAAATCGCAATGTCTACGAGCTGCACGGAAGCGTGAACAGAAACTACTGCGAGAAGTGCGGAAAGTTCTATGACCTCGACTATGTTATGGATGAAGCTAACTGTAAAGAAGGCGTTCCATATTGTAGCTGCTCAGGTAGAATCAAGCCAGACGTAGTCCTCTTTGGAGAGATGCTGGATGATGCAACTATAGAGGGTGCGGTCAAGGCTATATCGGAAGCGGATCTTCTCATAGTTGGTGGAACATCGCTTGCAGTGTATCCAGCGGCAGGGCTTATAAACTACTACCGCGGTAAGGAGCTTGTTTTGATAAATAAGACTGAGACTCCGTATGATAGCAGGGCGAGTCTTGTTATCTACGACTCGATAGGAAAGGTAATGAAATATTAA
- the glnQ gene encoding glutamine ABC transporter ATP-binding protein (similar to ATP-binding component of ABC transporters): protein MSYTLRADNISKRFGTEDAVKGVKLNIKKGETVAIIGPSGSGKSTFLRCIGGLEKVTSGNLELDGKCGMVFQNFNLFPHMTCLENISYAPVKVKKIKRKDAEEKAKKLLAMVGLSDKEGAYPAQLSGGQKQRVAIARALAMEPDLMLFDEPTSALDPETTGEVLSVMKDLSCQDMTMIVVTHEMNFAREVADRIIFMDAGTIVEEGSSREIFENPKSERLSNFLGATLRFTGAQS from the coding sequence ATGAGTTACACACTTAGAGCGGACAATATAAGTAAGCGATTCGGAACAGAAGATGCAGTCAAAGGCGTTAAGCTCAATATCAAAAAAGGAGAGACTGTTGCGATTATCGGACCTTCGGGATCAGGGAAAAGCACATTCCTAAGATGCATAGGTGGACTTGAAAAAGTGACATCGGGAAACCTAGAGCTAGATGGAAAATGCGGGATGGTTTTTCAAAACTTTAACCTTTTTCCACACATGACATGCCTTGAGAATATAAGCTATGCTCCGGTGAAGGTAAAGAAAATAAAGCGCAAAGATGCTGAGGAAAAAGCAAAGAAGCTGCTTGCTATGGTCGGACTAAGCGATAAGGAAGGCGCGTATCCAGCTCAGCTTTCTGGCGGACAAAAACAAAGAGTTGCAATAGCAAGGGCTTTAGCCATGGAGCCTGATTTGATGCTCTTTGATGAACCGACATCGGCACTCGATCCCGAGACAACAGGAGAGGTGCTTTCCGTGATGAAAGATCTCTCCTGCCAGGATATGACAATGATTGTTGTAACTCACGAGATGAACTTTGCAAGAGAGGTTGCAGACCGCATAATCTTTATGGATGCGGGAACTATTGTTGAGGAAGGAAGCTCTAGGGAAATCTTCGAAAACCCTAAGAGTGAGAGACTATCCAATTTCCTTGGCGCAACGCTCAGGTTTACAGGAGCTCAAAGCTAA
- a CDS encoding amino acid ABC transporter permease: MNTILEYLPFLLSGAKVTVAIFVLTLVLSLPLGLPFALGSESKILPIRWFCKIYIWIFRGTPLILQLYFFYYFFPISLGVKINPFLAVILTFVLNYAAYFGEIYRGGIASVDEGQYEAAEALGISKFATMKDIILPQTMKAVLPPVVNEAITLVKDTALASTIGTVIDLMRSTSTTVNRLTDMTPFVVAAVIYLIMTGALTFGAGKLEKYFKKYDAKSA, from the coding sequence ATGAATACAATTTTAGAATACTTACCATTTTTACTTAGCGGAGCAAAGGTAACAGTTGCTATATTCGTTTTGACACTGGTACTTTCACTGCCACTAGGGTTACCATTTGCGCTGGGAAGCGAGAGTAAAATCCTGCCGATAAGATGGTTTTGCAAAATATACATATGGATTTTTAGAGGAACTCCGCTGATACTGCAGCTTTACTTCTTCTACTATTTCTTCCCAATAAGCCTTGGAGTAAAAATCAATCCATTTCTTGCAGTAATTCTGACATTTGTTTTGAATTACGCAGCGTATTTCGGAGAGATTTATAGGGGCGGAATTGCAAGCGTAGATGAGGGACAGTATGAGGCAGCAGAGGCACTTGGTATATCAAAGTTTGCAACTATGAAGGACATCATCCTTCCGCAGACTATGAAGGCAGTGCTTCCACCAGTTGTAAATGAAGCAATTACGCTTGTAAAAGACACAGCGCTTGCGTCGACAATAGGTACCGTAATCGATTTGATGAGATCAACAAGCACAACGGTAAACAGACTTACAGATATGACACCATTTGTTGTAGCAGCGGTAATATATCTAATTATGACAGGGGCTTTAACCTTTGGTGCAGGTAAGTTAGAAAAGTATTTTAAAAAGTATGATGCAAAGTCAGCATAG
- a CDS encoding amino acid ABC transporter substrate-binding protein, producing MFIGETKGKRSKRFIISAVILTLIMTCALTACGGKDDTKKESKDTLVVGLDDTFAPMGFRDAKGKLVGFDIDMAKAVGKKLNMKVDFKAIDWDSKEMELKSGSIDCVWNGMSVTPERKEKMALSAKYLDNKIVVMALNSSDVDVKDSSELANLKIGTQVDSSALAMIKADKNYKSFADNVSEYDTYDDAIMDLRAGRVDVIVVDQVLGEYANKNLDGIMKKCEFSFGNDYYVIGFEKSNTKMRDKVNKALKELIDDGTASEISKKWFGEDIVVYEEVK from the coding sequence ATGTTTATAGGAGAAACAAAAGGAAAGAGAAGTAAGAGATTTATAATCTCAGCGGTTATATTAACTTTGATTATGACATGTGCTTTGACAGCATGCGGAGGCAAGGATGATACGAAGAAGGAATCTAAAGACACCTTGGTTGTGGGGCTTGACGATACCTTTGCTCCTATGGGCTTCCGAGATGCGAAGGGCAAGCTAGTTGGCTTTGATATTGATATGGCAAAGGCTGTCGGAAAGAAGCTAAATATGAAGGTCGACTTCAAGGCAATTGATTGGGATTCAAAGGAGATGGAGTTAAAGTCAGGATCTATTGACTGTGTATGGAATGGAATGTCAGTTACACCTGAAAGAAAAGAAAAGATGGCTCTTTCAGCTAAGTATCTAGATAACAAGATTGTGGTAATGGCACTAAATTCATCGGATGTTGATGTTAAGGATTCTAGTGAACTTGCTAATCTAAAGATAGGAACACAGGTTGATTCATCAGCTCTTGCCATGATTAAGGCTGATAAGAACTACAAGAGTTTTGCAGATAATGTATCTGAGTATGACACATATGATGATGCAATCATGGACCTAAGGGCAGGACGTGTAGATGTAATCGTTGTAGACCAAGTGCTTGGTGAGTATGCAAACAAGAATCTTGATGGCATTATGAAGAAATGCGAGTTCTCATTTGGAAACGATTACTATGTAATAGGTTTTGAGAAGAGTAATACAAAGATGCGCGATAAAGTCAATAAGGCGCTCAAGGAACTAATAGATGATGGAACTGCATCAGAGATAAGCAAGAAGTGGTTCGGAGAAGATATAGTTGTTTACGAAGAAGTGAAATAG
- the tuf gene encoding elongation factor Tu (EF-Tu; promotes GTP-dependent binding of aminoacyl-tRNA to the A-site of ribosomes during protein biosynthesis; when the tRNA anticodon matches the mRNA codon, GTP hydrolysis results; the inactive EF-Tu-GDP leaves the ribosome and release of GDP is promoted by elongation factor Ts; many prokaryotes have two copies of the gene encoding EF-Tu): MAKQKFERNKPHINIGTIGHVDHGKTTLTAAITTTLNQRYGLGEKVEFDKIDKAPEEKERGITISTSHVEYETPNRHYAHVDCPGHADYVKNMITGAAQMDGAILVVAATDGPMPQTREHILLSRQVGVPYIIVFLNKCDMVDDEELLDLVEMEVRELLSEYDFPGDDTPIIRGSALKALEDPASEWGDKIVELFEAVDSYIPEPERDNDKPFLMPVEDVFSITGRGTVATGRVERGVLKVGEEVEIIGLTEEKRKVVVTGLEMFRKLLDEAETGDNVGALLRGVQRNEIERGQVLAAPGTIHPHTKFKGQVYVLKKEEGGRHTPFFNGYRPQFYFRTTDVTGDLKLPEGTEMCMPGDNVIMEIDLITPIAIEEGLRFAIREGGRTVGSGVVTEIIE, from the coding sequence ATGGCAAAACAGAAATTTGAAAGAAACAAACCACATATCAATATCGGTACAATCGGACACGTAGACCACGGTAAGACAACACTTACAGCTGCGATCACAACAACACTAAACCAGAGATATGGACTAGGTGAGAAGGTTGAGTTCGACAAGATCGATAAGGCACCAGAAGAGAAGGAAAGAGGAATCACAATCTCAACATCACACGTTGAGTATGAGACACCAAACCGCCACTACGCGCACGTTGACTGCCCAGGCCACGCTGACTATGTAAAGAACATGATCACAGGTGCTGCACAGATGGACGGAGCTATCCTAGTAGTAGCAGCAACAGATGGACCAATGCCACAGACAAGAGAGCACATCCTTCTATCAAGACAGGTAGGCGTACCATACATCATCGTATTCCTAAACAAGTGCGATATGGTAGATGACGAAGAACTTCTAGATCTAGTAGAGATGGAAGTAAGAGAACTACTATCAGAGTATGACTTCCCAGGAGATGACACACCAATCATCAGAGGATCAGCGCTTAAGGCACTAGAAGATCCAGCAAGCGAGTGGGGAGACAAGATTGTAGAGCTATTCGAAGCAGTAGATAGCTACATCCCAGAACCAGAAAGAGATAACGATAAGCCATTCCTAATGCCAGTAGAGGACGTATTCTCAATCACAGGAAGAGGAACAGTAGCAACAGGAAGAGTTGAGAGAGGCGTACTAAAGGTTGGTGAGGAAGTAGAAATCATCGGACTCACAGAAGAGAAGAGAAAAGTAGTAGTAACAGGTCTAGAGATGTTCAGAAAGCTTCTAGATGAGGCAGAGACAGGAGACAATGTAGGAGCACTACTAAGAGGTGTACAGAGAAACGAAATCGAAAGAGGACAGGTTCTAGCAGCACCAGGAACAATTCACCCACATACAAAGTTCAAGGGACAGGTATACGTACTAAAGAAGGAAGAAGGCGGAAGACATACACCATTCTTTAACGGATACAGACCACAGTTCTACTTCAGAACAACAGACGTAACAGGAGACCTAAAGTTACCAGAAGGAACAGAGATGTGCATGCCTGGAGATAACGTAATCATGGAGATTGATTTGATCACACCAATCGCTATCGAAGAAGGCCTAAGATTCGCTATCAGAGAAGGTGGCAGAACAGTAGGTTCAGGTGTTGTAACAGAGATCATCGAGTAA